In Lutra lutra chromosome 5, mLutLut1.2, whole genome shotgun sequence, a single genomic region encodes these proteins:
- the LMAN2 gene encoding vesicular integral-membrane protein VIP36: MAAEGWFWRWGWGRRCPGRPGLPGPGPGPTTPLLLFLLLGPVVADITDGNSEHLKREHSLIKPYQGVGSSSMPLWDFQGSTILTSQYVRLTPDERSKEGSIWNHQPCFLKDWEMHVHFKVHGAGKKNLHGDGIALWYTRDRLVPGPVFGSKDNFHGLAIFLDTYPNDETTERVFPYISVMVNNGSLSYDHSKDGRWTELAGCTADFRNRDHDTFLAVRYSRGRLTVMTDLEDKNEWKNCIDITGVRLPTGYYFGASAGTGDLSDNHDIISMKLFQLMVEHTPDEENIDWTKIEPSVNFLKSPKDNVDDPTGNFRSGPLTGWRVFLLLLCALLGIIVCAVVGAVVFQKRQERNKRFY; the protein is encoded by the exons ATGGCGGCGGAAGGCTGGTTTTGGCGCTGGGGCTGGGGCCGGCGGTGCCCGGGGAGGCCTGGGCTTCCCGGCCCCGGCCCTGGCCCCACCACACCTCTACTTCTCTTCCTGTTGCTGGGGCCGGTTGTTGCGGATATAACTGACGGCAACAGTGAACACCTCAAGCGGGAGCATTCGCTTATCAAGCCCTACCAAG ggGTCGGTTCCAGCTCCATGCCCCTCTGGGACTTCCAAGGCAGCACTATACTCACGAGCCAGTACGTGCGTTTGACCCCTGATGAGCGCAGCAAAGAGGGTTCTATCTGGAACCACCAG CCCTGCTTCCTCAAGGACTGGGAGATGCACGTCCACTTTAAAGTCCATGGTGCTGGAAAGAAGAATCTCCATGGAGATGGCATTGCCTTGTGGTACACCCGGGACCGCCTTGTGCCAG GGCCTGTGTTTGGGAGCAAAGACAACTTCCACGGCTTAGCCATCTTCTTGGACACATATCCCAACGATGAGACCACAGAG CGTGTGTTCCCGTACATCTCGGTGATGGTGAACAATGGCTCCCTGTCCTACGACCATAGCAAAGATGGCCGCTGGACCGAGCTGGCGGGCTGCACGGCCGACTTCCGGAACCGCGATCATGATACCTTCCTCGCTGTGCGCTACTCCCGGGGCCGTCTGACG GTGATGACTGACCTAGAGGACAAGAATGAGTGGAAAAACTGCATCGACATCACGGGAGTGCGCCTGCCCACAGGCTACTACTTCGGAGCCTCGGCTGGCACGGGAGACCTATCTG ACAATCATGACATCATCTCCATGAAGCTGTTCCAGCTGATGGTAGAACACACTCCTGATGAAGAGAACATCGACTGGACCAAGATTGAGCCCAGCGTTAATTTCCTCAAGTCACCCAAAG ATAACGTGGATGACCCGACCGGCAACTTCCGCAGCGGGCCGCTGACGGGGTGGCGGGtgttcctgctgctgctctgtGCGCTGCTGGGGATCATCGTGTGCGCCGTGGTTGGGGCTGTGGTGTTTCAGAAGCGGCAGGAGCGGAACAAGCGCTTCTACTGA
- the RGS14 gene encoding regulator of G-protein signaling 14 isoform X2, which produces MPGKPKHLGVPNGRMVLAVSDGELSSTAGPQGQGEGRGSSLSIHSLPSGPSSPFPTEEQPVASWGLSFERLLQDPLGLAYFTEFLKKEFSAENVTFWKACERFQQIPASDTQQLAQEARHIYQEFLSSQALSPVNIDRQAWLGEEVLAEPRPDMFRAQQLQIFNLMKFDSYARFVKSPLYRECLLAEAEGRPLREPGSSSPGSPDSTRKKPKLKPGKSLPLGVEELGHLPATEGSGGRPLRKSFRRELAGGAPNSALRRESQGSLNSSASLDLGFLAFVNSKSESHRKSLGSTEGESESRPGKYCCVYLPDGTASLALARPGLTIRAMLAGICEKRGLSLPDIKVYLVSNEQKALVLDQDCAVLADQEVRLENRITFEVELVALERVVRISAKPTKRLQEALQPILAKHGLSPQQVAVCLPGEKQPLDLGKLVSSVAAQRLVLDTHPGVKISGAGDAAQRCSQGGQPRAQNKATHPPPLSLNSLAEAPNSIPGKRQTCDIEGLVELLNRVQSSGAHDQRGLLRKEDLVLPEFLQLPTQGPHSQEAPPQTVSEVQPKGDPSDSTAHAAL; this is translated from the exons ATGCCAGGGAAGCCCAAGCACCTGGGTGTCCCCAACGGGCGCATG GTTCTGGCTGTCTCAGATGGAG AGCTGAGCAGCACGGCGGGGCCTCAGGGCCAGGGCGAGGGCCGAGGAAGCTCCCTCAGTATCCACAGCCTCCCTAGTGGCCccagcagccccttccccaccGAGGAGCAGCCTGTGGCCAGCTGGGGCCTGTCCTTCGAGCGGCTGCTGCAGGACCCGCTggggctggcttatttcact GAGTTCCTGAAAAAGGAGTTCAGCGCTGAGAATGTAACTTTCTGGAAGGCCTGCGAGCGCTTCCAGCAGATCCCAGCCAGCGACACCCAGCAG CTTGCTCAGGAAGCCCGCCATATCTACCAGGAATTCCTGTCCAGCCAGGCGCTGAGCCCAGTGAACATAGATCGGCAGGCCTGGCTAGGCGAGGAGGTGCTGGCAGAACCCCGACCAGATATGTTCCGCGCACAGCAGCTCCAG ATCTTCAACCTGATGAAGTTTGACAGCTACGCGCGCTTCGTCAAGTCCCCGCTATACCGCGAGTGTCTCCTGGCGGAGGCCGAGGGACGCCCCCTGCGGGAACCTGGCTCCTCCAGCCCGGGCAGCCCTGACTCCACGAGGAAG AAGCCGAAGCTGAAGCCCGGGAAGTCGCTGCCGCTGGGCGTGGAGGAGTTGGGGCACCTGCCGGCTACTGAGGGCTCTGGGGGCCGCCCACTCCGCAAGTCTTTCCGCAGGG AACTGGCAGGCGGAGCCCCAAACTCGGCCTTACGCAGAGAGTCCCAGGGCTCCCTCAACTCCTCTGCCAGTCTGGACCTTGGCTTCCTTGCCTTTGTCAACAGCAAATCTGAG AGTCACCGGAAGAGCCTTGGGAGCACAGAAGGTGAGAGTGAGAGCCGGCCAGGGAAGTACTGCTGCGTGTACCTGCCTGATGGCACAGCATCCTTGGCCCTGGCACGACCTGGCCTCACCATCCGTGCCATGTTGGCGGGCATCTGTGAGAAACGAGGCCTCTCTCTACCTGACATCAAGGTCTACCTGGTCAGCAATGAGCAG AAGGCCCTGGTCCTGGACCAGGACTGCGCGGTGCTGGCGGACCAGGAAGTGCGTCTGGAGAACAGGATCACCTTCGA GGTCGAGTTGGTGGCTCTGGAGCGGGTGGTGCGGATCTCCGCCAAGCCCACCAAGCGGCTGCAGGAGGCGCTGCAGCCCATTCTGGCGAAGCACGGCCTGAGCCCGCAACAGGTGGCGGTGTGCCTG CCAGGCGAGAAGCAGCCGCTGGATCTTGGGAAGCTCGTGAGCTCGGTGGCGGCCCAGAGACTGGTTTTGGACACTCACCCAG GTGTGAAGATTTCCGGAGCTGGAGATGCAGCCCAGCGCTGCAGCCag GGTGGCCAGCCTAGAGCCCAGAACAAGGccacccatccccctccactgTCCCTCAACTCGCTGGCTGAGGCGCCCAATAGTATCCCTGGGAAGCGGCAGACCTGTGACATTGAAG GCTTGGTGGAGCTGCTGAATCGAGTGCAGAGCAGTGGGGCCCATGACCAGAGGGGCCTTCTGCGCAAAGAGGACCTGGTGCTTCCAGAATTTCTGCAGCTGCCAACCCAAGGGCCCCATTCCCAGGAGGCCCCACCACAGACTGTATCAGAGGTCCAGCCCAAGGGGGACCCCTCGGACTCCACAGCCCACGCGGCCCTCTGA
- the RGS14 gene encoding regulator of G-protein signaling 14 isoform X1 produces MPGKPKHLGVPNGRMVLAVSDGELSSTAGPQGQGEGRGSSLSIHSLPSGPSSPFPTEEQPVASWGLSFERLLQDPLGLAYFTEFLKKEFSAENVTFWKACERFQQIPASDTQQLAQEARHIYQEFLSSQALSPVNIDRQAWLGEEVLAEPRPDMFRAQQLQIFNLMKFDSYARFVKSPLYRECLLAEAEGRPLREPGSSSPGSPDSTRKKPKLKPGKSLPLGVEELGHLPATEGSGGRPLRKSFRRELAGGAPNSALRRESQGSLNSSASLDLGFLAFVNSKSEQSHRKSLGSTEGESESRPGKYCCVYLPDGTASLALARPGLTIRAMLAGICEKRGLSLPDIKVYLVSNEQKALVLDQDCAVLADQEVRLENRITFEVELVALERVVRISAKPTKRLQEALQPILAKHGLSPQQVAVCLPGEKQPLDLGKLVSSVAAQRLVLDTHPGVKISGAGDAAQRCSQGGQPRAQNKATHPPPLSLNSLAEAPNSIPGKRQTCDIEGLVELLNRVQSSGAHDQRGLLRKEDLVLPEFLQLPTQGPHSQEAPPQTVSEVQPKGDPSDSTAHAAL; encoded by the exons ATGCCAGGGAAGCCCAAGCACCTGGGTGTCCCCAACGGGCGCATG GTTCTGGCTGTCTCAGATGGAG AGCTGAGCAGCACGGCGGGGCCTCAGGGCCAGGGCGAGGGCCGAGGAAGCTCCCTCAGTATCCACAGCCTCCCTAGTGGCCccagcagccccttccccaccGAGGAGCAGCCTGTGGCCAGCTGGGGCCTGTCCTTCGAGCGGCTGCTGCAGGACCCGCTggggctggcttatttcact GAGTTCCTGAAAAAGGAGTTCAGCGCTGAGAATGTAACTTTCTGGAAGGCCTGCGAGCGCTTCCAGCAGATCCCAGCCAGCGACACCCAGCAG CTTGCTCAGGAAGCCCGCCATATCTACCAGGAATTCCTGTCCAGCCAGGCGCTGAGCCCAGTGAACATAGATCGGCAGGCCTGGCTAGGCGAGGAGGTGCTGGCAGAACCCCGACCAGATATGTTCCGCGCACAGCAGCTCCAG ATCTTCAACCTGATGAAGTTTGACAGCTACGCGCGCTTCGTCAAGTCCCCGCTATACCGCGAGTGTCTCCTGGCGGAGGCCGAGGGACGCCCCCTGCGGGAACCTGGCTCCTCCAGCCCGGGCAGCCCTGACTCCACGAGGAAG AAGCCGAAGCTGAAGCCCGGGAAGTCGCTGCCGCTGGGCGTGGAGGAGTTGGGGCACCTGCCGGCTACTGAGGGCTCTGGGGGCCGCCCACTCCGCAAGTCTTTCCGCAGGG AACTGGCAGGCGGAGCCCCAAACTCGGCCTTACGCAGAGAGTCCCAGGGCTCCCTCAACTCCTCTGCCAGTCTGGACCTTGGCTTCCTTGCCTTTGTCAACAGCAAATCTGAG CAGAGTCACCGGAAGAGCCTTGGGAGCACAGAAGGTGAGAGTGAGAGCCGGCCAGGGAAGTACTGCTGCGTGTACCTGCCTGATGGCACAGCATCCTTGGCCCTGGCACGACCTGGCCTCACCATCCGTGCCATGTTGGCGGGCATCTGTGAGAAACGAGGCCTCTCTCTACCTGACATCAAGGTCTACCTGGTCAGCAATGAGCAG AAGGCCCTGGTCCTGGACCAGGACTGCGCGGTGCTGGCGGACCAGGAAGTGCGTCTGGAGAACAGGATCACCTTCGA GGTCGAGTTGGTGGCTCTGGAGCGGGTGGTGCGGATCTCCGCCAAGCCCACCAAGCGGCTGCAGGAGGCGCTGCAGCCCATTCTGGCGAAGCACGGCCTGAGCCCGCAACAGGTGGCGGTGTGCCTG CCAGGCGAGAAGCAGCCGCTGGATCTTGGGAAGCTCGTGAGCTCGGTGGCGGCCCAGAGACTGGTTTTGGACACTCACCCAG GTGTGAAGATTTCCGGAGCTGGAGATGCAGCCCAGCGCTGCAGCCag GGTGGCCAGCCTAGAGCCCAGAACAAGGccacccatccccctccactgTCCCTCAACTCGCTGGCTGAGGCGCCCAATAGTATCCCTGGGAAGCGGCAGACCTGTGACATTGAAG GCTTGGTGGAGCTGCTGAATCGAGTGCAGAGCAGTGGGGCCCATGACCAGAGGGGCCTTCTGCGCAAAGAGGACCTGGTGCTTCCAGAATTTCTGCAGCTGCCAACCCAAGGGCCCCATTCCCAGGAGGCCCCACCACAGACTGTATCAGAGGTCCAGCCCAAGGGGGACCCCTCGGACTCCACAGCCCACGCGGCCCTCTGA